In the Acidobacteriota bacterium genome, one interval contains:
- a CDS encoding DNA helicase UvrD, with product MRIIADLHIHSRYSRATSKEMEVPEIARYAELKGINLVGTGDFTHPAYLAELKEHLEETGSGLLRLKEGGKVHFMLSTEVSNIYHQGGKLRKIHTLIFAPSFALADRIVRKLDSYGKLESDGRPTFGFPASDLVKMMKDISDDIVIVPAHAWTPWFSVFGSNSGFDSLEECFGDARSAIFAIETGLSSDPEMNWRVSALDSVSLISNSDAHSPKKLGREANVFDCEPDYYRIFEAIKERDRRAFLFTVEFYPEEGKYHYDGHRNCGILFSPKESIKHNNICPVCGKPLTIGVMHRVEELADRPEGYTPPGAIPSRHLVPLAEIIASAYEQGAESKRVEEEYLRLINRFGSEFEILLDVPEEDLRKATNPKIAEGIIKVRQGRLKITPGYDGVFGKIEIFGEAEEEEKNQLSLF from the coding sequence TAGGAACTGGTGATTTCACCCATCCTGCCTATTTAGCTGAGTTGAAGGAACATCTTGAGGAAACAGGAAGCGGTCTCCTCCGCCTAAAGGAAGGAGGAAAGGTCCATTTTATGCTCTCCACTGAGGTGAGCAATATCTACCATCAGGGAGGGAAATTAAGGAAGATTCACACCCTCATCTTCGCCCCCAGCTTTGCCCTTGCCGATAGGATCGTAAGAAAGCTCGATTCTTACGGAAAGCTTGAATCCGACGGCCGTCCTACCTTCGGCTTTCCCGCTTCTGACCTCGTCAAAATGATGAAGGATATCTCGGACGATATCGTCATCGTTCCCGCTCATGCCTGGACGCCCTGGTTCTCGGTCTTCGGCTCGAACTCCGGCTTCGATTCGCTTGAGGAGTGTTTTGGAGATGCTCGCTCTGCCATCTTCGCCATCGAGACTGGCCTTTCCTCCGATCCAGAGATGAACTGGCGGGTCTCGGCGCTCGATTCCGTCTCCCTCATCTCGAATTCCGATGCCCATTCCCCCAAAAAGCTGGGCAGAGAGGCAAATGTCTTCGATTGCGAACCGGATTATTACCGGATATTCGAGGCGATAAAGGAGCGCGATCGCCGAGCCTTTCTCTTCACCGTGGAGTTTTATCCCGAGGAGGGGAAATACCACTATGATGGGCACAGGAATTGTGGCATTCTCTTCTCCCCCAAGGAGAGCATAAAGCATAATAATATCTGCCCTGTCTGTGGAAAACCGCTCACCATCGGGGTAATGCACCGAGTAGAGGAGCTCGCTGATAGACCCGAAGGATACACCCCGCCTGGTGCAATACCATCACGCCATCTCGTTCCCTTAGCCGAGATAATCGCTTCTGCCTATGAACAAGGAGCGGAATCAAAAAGGGTGGAGGAGGAATACCTCCGATTGATCAACCGGTTTGGCTCCGAGTTCGAAATCCTTCTCGATGTGCCGGAAGAAGACCTAAGAAAAGCTACCAACCCAAAGATAGCTGAAGGGATCATAAAAGTGCGGCAAGGGAGGCTCAAGATCACTCCCGGCTATGACGGCGTCTTCGGCAAGATAGAGATATTCGGCGAAGCGGAAGAAGAAGAGAAAAACCAGCTAAGCCTTTTTTAG